The Gemmatimonadota bacterium genome includes a window with the following:
- a CDS encoding NAD-dependent epimerase/dehydratase family protein has protein sequence MDTTRRDFLKTSAAAGGVLAAGVGSAAVGGCSLQSSETEGARNANAGPDAAGFPGRPEPPPPSRSLRILILGGTGFIGPHQVGYALSRGHEVTLFNRGRTNPDLFTDVETLIGDRANDLEALKGRTWDVVVDNSATRAPDWVDLSADLLKDSCERYVFVSTRSVYSDTSRVPMNIEAPVWTRETAGIEPGNESSHYGLAKALSEQIARDHFGADRTIVFRPGLIVGPGDPTDRFTYWPVRIHRGGEVLAPGDGTDPVQVIDVRDFGDWLVRMCEDGESGTYNVVGPAVPRPMTELLYGMRAVTTAETTFTWVETDFLINAGLRPYAELPVWRPARDGAEGFARFDLTPEVEKGLTFRSLADTTASTLAFHFSRSAERQAEFRSGVSAEREAEALAEWHAMGEPTG, from the coding sequence ATGGACACCACTCGACGCGACTTCCTCAAGACCTCGGCCGCGGCCGGAGGCGTTCTCGCGGCCGGGGTGGGATCGGCCGCCGTCGGCGGCTGCTCGCTTCAGAGCTCGGAGACCGAGGGGGCCCGGAACGCGAATGCGGGACCGGACGCCGCCGGGTTCCCGGGCCGTCCCGAGCCACCGCCGCCTTCACGATCGCTCCGCATCCTCATCCTCGGCGGCACCGGCTTCATAGGCCCCCATCAGGTCGGCTACGCCCTTTCGCGCGGTCACGAAGTCACGCTCTTCAATCGAGGTCGCACGAATCCCGATCTCTTCACCGACGTCGAGACGCTCATCGGTGACCGCGCCAACGATCTGGAGGCGCTGAAGGGGCGTACCTGGGACGTGGTCGTCGACAACTCGGCCACCCGCGCCCCGGACTGGGTCGATCTGAGCGCGGACCTGCTCAAGGATTCCTGCGAGCGCTACGTCTTCGTATCCACCCGGTCGGTCTATTCCGACACCAGCCGCGTTCCCATGAACATCGAGGCGCCGGTGTGGACCCGCGAGACCGCTGGGATCGAACCCGGCAACGAGTCGAGCCACTACGGTCTCGCCAAGGCTCTCAGCGAGCAGATCGCACGCGATCACTTCGGTGCGGATCGCACCATCGTCTTCCGTCCCGGCCTGATCGTCGGCCCCGGAGATCCAACGGACCGCTTCACCTACTGGCCGGTTCGCATCCACCGCGGCGGCGAGGTGCTGGCGCCTGGCGACGGGACCGACCCGGTACAGGTCATCGACGTGCGCGATTTCGGCGACTGGCTCGTGCGCATGTGCGAAGACGGCGAGAGCGGCACGTACAACGTGGTCGGACCGGCCGTTCCCCGGCCCATGACCGAGCTGCTCTACGGAATGAGGGCGGTCACCACGGCCGAGACCACCTTCACCTGGGTGGAAACGGACTTCCTCATCAATGCCGGTCTGCGCCCCTACGCCGAACTCCCGGTCTGGCGTCCGGCCCGCGACGGCGCCGAGGGCTTCGCTCGTTTCGATCTCACCCCCGAGGTCGAGAAGGGGCTGACCTTTCGCTCGCTGGCCGACACGACCGCCTCGACGCTCGCCTTCCATTTCTCCCGCTCCGCCGAACGTCAGGCGGAGTTCCGGTCCGGAGTCTCGGCCGAACGCGAAGCCGAAGCGCTCGCCGAATGGCACGCGATGGGAGAGCCGACCGGCTAG